A stretch of Cicer arietinum cultivar CDC Frontier isolate Library 1 chromosome 5, Cicar.CDCFrontier_v2.0, whole genome shotgun sequence DNA encodes these proteins:
- the LOC101515343 gene encoding amino acid transporter AVT6D: MSPSAGVHVPLLTGSIPAAEHGSVPGAVFNVATSIIGAGIMSIPAILKVLGVIPSFALILIVAVLAEVSVDFLMRFTHAGETTTYAGVMSEAFGSVGALTAQVCVIITNFGGLILYLIIIGDVLSGKEGGDELHLGILQQWFGIHWWNSREVALLITLVLVMLPLVLYRRVESLKYSSAISTLLAVVFVGICSGLAIVALVQGKTQTPRLVPRLDYQTSFFDLFTAVPVVVSAFTFHFNVHPIGFELAKPSDMKTAVRIAIMFCAVVYFTIGLFGYLLFGDSTQSDILINFDQSSDSVVGSLFNGLIRVSYALHIMLVFPLVNFSLRANIDELLFPKKPITTDNKRFVILTLVLLVFSYLAAIAIPDIWYFFQFLGSTTALCLAFIFPGTIVLRDALGISTRKDKIIALVMIILAVVTSVIAISTNIYNALSSKS, from the exons ATGTCGCCGTCTGCCGGAGTCCACGTCCCTCTCTTGACTGGATCTATACCGGCGGCGGAACATGGTTCTGTACCCGGCGCCGTATTTAACGTCGCCACAAGCATAATTGGCGCTGGAATCATGTCAATCCCAGCGATTCTAAAGGTTCTCGGCGTGATTCCCTCTTTTGCCTTGATTCTCATCGTTGCCGTTTTGGCTGAAGTTTCCGTGGACTTTCTCATGCGTTTTACGCATGCCGGTGAAACGACGACGTATGCTGGTGTTATGAGCGAGGCTTTTGGATCCGTTGGAGCATTAACCGCTCAAGTTTGTGTTATAATTACAAACTTTGGTGGTTTAATTCTCTACCTTATTATCATCG GGGATGTTTTATCTGGAAAGGAAGGTGGTGATGAATTGCATTTGGGAATTTTGCAGCAGTGGTTTGGGATTCACTGGTGGAATTCCCGGGAAGTTGCTCTTCTTATCACTTTGGTTCTTGTTATGCTTCCATTGGTCTTGTACAGACGTGTAG AATCCTTGAAGTACAGTTCTGCAATATCAACTCTTCTTGCTGTGGTATTTGTTGGCATTTGTTCTGGATTGGCTATAGTTGCTTTGGTGCAAGGAAAAACACAAACTCCTAGATTGGTTCCTCGATTAGACTACCAGACATCGTTCTTTGATTTGTTCACTGCAGTTCCTGTTGTAGTCTCAGCATTCACATTTCATTTCAATG TACATCCAATTGGTTTTGAGCTTGCAAAACCATCTGATATGAAAACAGCAGTTCGAATTGCAATAATGTTTTGTGCTGTTGTCTACTTCACAATTGGTCTATTTGGGTACCTCTTATTTGGAGATTCAACACAGTCAGATATTCTGATCAATTTTGATCAGAGTTCTGATTCTGTTGTTGGTTCTTTGTTTAATGGTTTAATTCGTGTAAGCTATGCACTCCACATCATGTTGGTATTCCCTCTTGTGAATTTCTCTTTAAGAGCCAACATTGATGAACTCTTATTCCCTAAGAAGCCTATAACCACAGACAACAAGAGATTTGTGATTCTCACTCTTGTGCTCCTAGTATTCTCCTATCTTGCTGCTATAGCAATTCCAGATATTTGGTACTTCTTTCAGTTTCTAGGATCAACAACTGCATTGTGCCTTGCATTCATTTTCCCTGGCACTATTGTTTTAAG GGATGCTCTTGGCATATCAACAAGAAAGGACAAAATAATAGCACTGGTTATGATTATACTTGCAGTAGTGACAAGTGTAATTGCCATTTCCACAAACATATACAATGCTTTAAGTAGCAAGTCATAA